The segment ctggacgttacacacatccacttttaccacaaatcttatataccccaatactcattttgagtatcgggtataaccagCAGCAGATGCCAGACAGGTGGCTAGACAATAATTTAATCAATTTGCTAACATATTTCTGATATCTATACAATTTTGTTACTGACAGTTAACCACTCAGGAAGCAGGCTTTAACCTTCAATTATTTTTGCGGGTATTGCAGAAAAACTATTGAAATTTTGTGCGCAAAAAAAGCAACACTTGTCGTTTTTTTGCAGATTCATGACAGATTAAAAAGAGGATATGCTTTTTTTGTTGATAATATTCCAGGAATAATTGTGGTGAAGGGTAGACCTTCTCCCCTTGAGATGCTTGACCTTTAAAAAGAGTTGAAAACAACCTCAAAATATTGTAGGTTACCTTCAATATATATGAGGTTAAAGATCATATATATAGAGAATCTTGAATGGCATCTAACTCCAAAAATGTTGATGATTAAATTTCAGTCTTTCGAATGTCAGCTGGTCCGTTAACAGATTCACACccctatacatatgtacattcaaAATTAAACGTACGACACGCCTCGAAAAAAATAAACCATAAACCAGCAGTTGCAATTTGAAAGATTAAAGTCAATCTTGCATCGATTATGCATCACAGTTTTCACAGTTTCCACAGTTTTATCGCGCAGCCATTAATTGCCACTAAATAGAGGCAGCGGCAACATATGGCAGCCATACAATAATCTATCATTTGTGCCACACATTGtctgtggtgtggtgtggtgtggtgcgaTTTGCCGTTAACTAATTTGTTTGTACGAGTGTACGATTTTGGCAAATGTTCGGCACGGCATATGTTGCATTAATTTGTCAAATTAACACCTTTTATGGCATAGTAAAACTTTTCAAAAATAGTttcaaaaaaacaaaaaaaaatggcaACGCAAATTTATGAGTTTTATGCTTTGTTGGTTGGGAATTTGAATTCGTTGATTTCGTAGCTGGCGCTGCTGCAGTGATTGGGCCTCTCTTTTGGGCCAAATCTCACGCTAAATCAATGCTTGCAGCTGTGGCAGCTCCGAAGGCGACTCCGAATCGACGCagcgacgacaacgacgccATCGCCTACAACATTCATTCAAATTATGGAACCGCACTGCGATCGAGATCTCGTTTTAGTCACTCTAAATTTATACAGAAAAGAGCTGGAAAAAAATGAAACTGAGAAAATGAAAAAAGCCCCACAACAATAAACACACCTTAAAAACCACCCAGCAGGTGGAAAGAGACGGCAGTCTAAAGGGGcaggtagagagagagagggaaggcCTGAACGAAAAATCGTTTCAAGTTAATTAGCGAGcgcgacaaaaaaaaaacccacccaAAAGCGTAGATTTATGCACTCGAAAACTTGGAATTCCGTTTCGTCGGACTCCCCTCCTCCCCCCCACCCATCGCTCTGAATAATCATGGGGTTTGACACTAATCAGCGTAATGATTAAATTGCTGAGGAATCATACCCATTTCGCTGTACAATATATGAGAGCAATGGAGGAGCATTAGGCAAAAAGAACATTGGAACAATAAAAACCTATCAATTATCCAAATATTGTACAATTAGTTGCCACGATGCCACAGTTTGAAGTCACTTAAAGGGACGAGACTTTCATTCTTATGAGAGAGTAATAGTTTTACCTTAAATTTTTACAAAATTCCACCGAATCCGTTGCATTTTACTGATTGATTCGAATAGCTCCTATGGATAGCAGTTGCATCATATGACACTTTATAAAGCAATTAAATGATTCAAAAGAGTCTTTTGTAATCCAACCACACTGTTGCACAATGCATCATCTCCTTAGCCAGCAATTTAATTCCATTATTATATTATACCTAAAGAATTATTAAACCAATGCATTTACACCACAAAACACTTTAATTCACGTTTTAGTTCATTAGTCTCCCACCTTTCAAGGAGCTAATCAAAAACGCCTTTGCTTGACTCGAAAATCCTTGTAATAGCAAAATCACTTTCTAATTTTCCCACCCGAAACGGAGGATCCATAGAACCCACAGGGATTCCAGGGGATTACAGATTGCCCACCCAAAAAATAAACCAAGAATCCAAATTGCTTGTACAAACACACATTCACTCGCAATAAAAGGACACCCTGGAAATGAACTCCAAGGGCCCCATCCCACACCCACAGCATATGGAGTACATAAACTCCTCCCTGcagcactccactccactccatcaCTCCACTTAGTTGGCCGCATGAAATTATTGGGCAAACGATTACGGATTCCCTGCGGTGGCATAAACAAAATTCATGAGTGTGGCCATGATTGCCATGGCAGGAGGGAGAGGGGTGGCTGGAGAGGGGTGGGTTCACACACGCACAGAAGCGGTCGAGGGTGGGGAGAGAGGGCATAATGAGCTTAAGTTATGTTACATAAGCCATAAGGACATAAAAACCACTCGAGCAGACACTTCACAAGGGTGAGTACGGGCACTGTTTCGGTTCGGGCCTCCTTCCTCCAATTGGGGtttcctctctccctctctctctctgtgtatatgtatttcaCTCTATTTATACCCTTGCAGCGCACATTATTATTCAACTATTGTTATTCCTAACTATTAAAACAATTCCGACTAGGAATGTTGTACGTATCTTCAAGGCCCTTCTAACTCGGATATCTGCATTTTAGAAAAGTCCCCTAAGGAAGGAACTAAAACTCTGCTCAAAAGATTTCCTACCACTCTGCAAGAGTATGGTTTTTCGGGGTACCTTCGAAGGGAGCCTCCGACTCTCCTCCTTTGTTTTATGTTTTTCCGGTGGTTGGTAAACTAATGAGCTGTGGGCTGCTGTGGTTTGCAACGATGTGGTGCGACTTGGAGTGGTGTGGAGTGTGCGGTGTCTGTAGCTTGTTTGCACAACCTCTTTATGAGGCACTCAACACTCAATGCATTTGGGAGCCCCACTCGAGTGCTTGCATTGGGAAAGCGAGTGGATGAGTGAATGAATGGCTTCCGCGGGTATGGACTCACCTGAGCTAGGGCGATCGCTGTAGCGAGTACAAAAGACCCACGCCGGCCACACGATGGGTTTACCCGAGTCCTCTCCAGATTTTTTGGCTGTCTCcttggctgctgctcctccccCCGCCGGTGGCGGGGACTTGACCAGATCCACTGCCAGAGTGGTGGCcgttgtgctgctgctggtggcggTGCTGTTCGagtcgttgctgttgctgcagatGTTGGCCAGAGAGCTGGAGAAGCTCAGGCTGGAGTTGACCGCCTGCGCCTGGCTCTGGGCCAGATTGAGCACCTTGCCCGACTTCTTGGGCGCCTTGAGGGGATGGCTATGGCTGTTGCTATTGTGGCTGCTGTTTTGggttctgttgctgctgccaccgccTGCTCCGATCTTCGGGTGATGGTTCCCCACATTGCCACCCACCAGGCGGGAGCCAAAGTCCGCCTTCAGGATGTTGTCGATGCTGAACTTGAGCGCCCGCTCGTGCAGATTctcattgttgttgttgttgttgttgttgttgtagtggtggtggtgctgcagGTGGTGGTTGAGGTGTTGTAGATGGTGGTGCGCctgctcccgctcccgctgggccatcagcagctgctgctggtgccccGCTCCTGGCGCTGCAATCCCCAGCGCCGTCGCCGTCAGCTGAGCCAGTGCATCCTGGCCCGTGGGCGCCGATACagcagccgctgctgctgctgccgccgccgctgctgcggCCATCTGCAGCTGTTTgcccgctgccgccgccgtcAGGGCATTGACACGGGCAGCGGCCATCAGATGCATCTGCTGCTTCATCAGCTCCTCGGCGTAGAGCTGCGACTTGCGCAGGAACTCCTCCTGGAAGCTGCCGGCGGGGGGCCCGCCCAGGGGCAGGAGACCACCGCCCGGATCGGTTGCGGTATCGACTGGGTCGGCGGGAGGATCGCTGGGTACACTGCTGAAGGCCGACGGGCGGTAGAGCGGGCTCATGAGGAGCCGTTGTCGCGCCTGGGCCTGGAAATGGACGTGGGTCTgcgcctgggcctgggccgcTGCCTGGGAGTGCTGCTCCTGGCCAACGCTCAGCACGCTGTTCTCGCTGCAACAGCTGGCGGCGTCCTCCAGATCGAGGTCCTCGTCCACATCCGCATCGGCTGATtcctcctcatcctcgtcCTCTATGTTGAGGTGCCGCTCGTTGCAAATGGACGTGCGTCCCAGgtccgtttccgtttccgtctCGTCCTCGACCTCCTCTTCGACCTGCGGACTGCTGATGTGCTGCGACAGCGGCAGGGGCAGGCAGTCCGGATGCATTGCCTCCTCCGGCTGCTCCTCCTGATCGTGATCGTGGtcgtgctcctcctcctctggcTGGATGCGATTCAGTATGCTGAATTTGAGTGGAGGCAGAGGGCGACTGCTTGCCAAAGTGGACATCAGTTTCTCGGGGCGATTAGGCGTTTTCTGTCTTTATCTTTATTCCTGTTGCACTGCAAAGCCGACGGCATTTTCAGCCGCACGGCGACTCCACTTAATAACTGTTTCGTTCCCCAAGGACAAACACGGTAACACACACGCCACGCACACACGCGCAGAGCGGGGGAATATGCGTCGCTCTCCTCTCGGATTGAACATAAAAAGCATTAAAAGCCACAAAGTACCGACGCTGCTCGCTCGCTGGCGCTGGCCGTTCCGAACCGCACGAATGAATCGAATGAATCGAATGAAGCTCTCGCCATCTGGCAAACTGGAAAGCAAGCGGCGGCTGCGAGCGGGTCCGAATCCGAACTGGTGGTGGTTCGGTTCACTCGATTCATTCGCCGCCAGAACACGTTCTCCCTCACCTTGGCGTGCTCTCGCTTGCTCTCGCTtgctctcgctcgctctcgcCCTctgtctcgctctcgctctccgcatCGGTTCGAACATCCAATGAACGGTCTTTGGGGCGTCCTACCGGCTGGTACTGTAGCGTCGTCTCTCTCTGGCATCTGCAGTCCTTTTAGTGGCATCCTCCATCATGTTTTATATACAGCACGGTTCACAGGCCCATGTCTGCCTGCGcgctggtgtgtgtgtgtgtgtgtgtgtgtgttttttatacccgatactcaaaatgaatattggggtatattagatttgcggaaaaagtgaatgtgtgtaacgtccagaaggaatcgtttccgaccccataaagtatatatattcttgatcagcatcaatagccgagtcgattgagccatgtctgtctgtccgtctgtccgtccgtccgtctgtccgtctgtccgtctgtccgtctgtccgtccgtccgtccgtccgtccgtccgtccgtccgtccgtccgtctgtccgtccccttcagcgcctagtgctcaaagactataagagatagagcaacgatgttttggatccagacttctgtgatatgtcactgctacaaaaatatttcaaaacttcgccccgcccacttccgcccccacaaaggac is part of the Drosophila miranda strain MSH22 chromosome Y unlocalized genomic scaffold, D.miranda_PacBio2.1 Contig_Y1_pilon, whole genome shotgun sequence genome and harbors:
- the LOC117191066 gene encoding homeobox protein invected-like, with the protein product MSTLASSRPLPPLKFSILNRIQPEEEEHDHDHDQEEQPEEAMHPDCLPLPLSQHISSPQVEEEVEDETETETDLGRTSICNERHLNIEDEDEEESADADVDEDLDLEDAASCCSENSVLSVGQEQHSQAAAQAQAQTHVHFQAQARQRLLMSPLYRPSAFSSVPSDPPADPVDTATDPGGGLLPLGGPPAGSFQEEFLRKSQLYAEELMKQQMHLMAAARVNALTAAAAGKQLQMAAAAAAAAAAAAAVSAPTGQDALAQLTATALGIAAPGAGHQQQLLMAQREREQAHHHLQHLNHHLQHHHHYNNNNNNNNNENLHERALKFSIDNILKADFGSRLVGGNVGNHHPKIGAGGGSSNRTQNSSHNSNSHSHPLKAPKKSGKVLNLAQSQAQAVNSSLSFSSSLANICSNSNDSNSTATSSSTTATTLAVDLVKSPPPAGGGAAAKETAKKSGEDSGKPIVWPAWVFCTRYSDRPSSGRSK